One Candidatus Sulfurimonas baltica DNA segment encodes these proteins:
- a CDS encoding protein kinase domain-containing protein, with the protein MIQSNIKLSGFSLSKGKELTGDDFYDMKSIGNLTIAVVCDGVGSADAGAEAAKRATNYLINNFKIRPKGWSIEKSIKSFTKSINSILYKESMVNYERPELVTTLTVVVVEGNRLYGANVGDSRVYLYRNNTINQLSCDHAMDEQGYENVLTQAIGIEQTIEPFYFENIVEKDDKILLCSDGLYNLMSKEQLESGISLGAHSLVTKASKSVDDCLPDDTTAVVIEIVAANEVAILKQQNLLIPLTLKQGQVVDGYTLEKSLIQNNRTWLCSKKTKKYVVKFAPLEAIDNEEILDFFVKEEWNAKRLKAHFFAKAVLPKNRTQRYYVMQLFKGEDLNSYLENKLLSIDDGVNLASTLLNMSQYLLKYDLVNGDIKPNNIMLTKDNNENIEFKIIDFGSMTEIFSTDTKAGTPSYLSPERFQNEAISETTEIFSIGVTLYLALTSKYPYGEIEPFQNPTFKAAKKPSTYNKNIPDWLDSVILRSIAIDKERRYEHYSEIAYELKFPSKVKPYFPKNASLIERSPLMFYRVGFIVVTIINMALLLLIGYQNS; encoded by the coding sequence ATGATACAAAGCAATATTAAGTTATCTGGTTTTTCACTATCTAAAGGTAAAGAGTTAACGGGTGATGATTTTTACGATATGAAGAGTATAGGCAACTTAACTATCGCAGTAGTTTGTGATGGAGTCGGCAGTGCAGATGCTGGTGCTGAAGCTGCTAAAAGAGCTACAAATTATCTTATAAATAACTTCAAAATTAGACCAAAAGGCTGGTCTATAGAAAAATCAATCAAATCTTTCACAAAATCAATCAATTCTATTCTTTATAAAGAGTCTATGGTTAATTATGAACGACCTGAATTAGTTACTACACTTACAGTTGTAGTTGTAGAAGGAAACAGGCTTTATGGTGCTAATGTAGGAGATAGCAGAGTTTATCTTTACAGAAACAACACAATTAATCAACTCTCCTGTGATCATGCGATGGATGAGCAAGGATATGAAAATGTTCTTACTCAGGCTATAGGAATTGAGCAGACAATAGAACCTTTTTATTTTGAAAATATTGTTGAAAAAGATGACAAAATTTTACTTTGCAGCGATGGGCTATATAACCTGATGAGTAAAGAGCAACTAGAATCAGGAATAAGTTTAGGTGCTCACTCTTTAGTTACAAAAGCTAGTAAATCAGTAGATGACTGCCTACCTGATGACACTACAGCAGTAGTTATAGAAATTGTAGCTGCAAATGAAGTTGCAATACTAAAACAGCAAAATCTACTTATTCCACTAACTCTAAAGCAAGGTCAAGTTGTTGATGGGTACACGCTTGAGAAATCTCTTATTCAAAATAATAGAACTTGGCTATGTTCTAAAAAAACAAAAAAATATGTAGTTAAATTTGCTCCACTTGAAGCGATTGATAATGAAGAGATATTAGACTTTTTTGTAAAAGAGGAGTGGAATGCAAAACGGTTAAAAGCTCACTTCTTTGCAAAAGCAGTATTACCAAAAAATAGAACCCAAAGATACTATGTAATGCAGCTGTTTAAAGGTGAAGATTTAAATAGTTATCTGGAAAATAAGCTGCTTAGTATTGATGATGGAGTTAATCTAGCTTCAACACTTTTAAATATGTCTCAGTATCTCCTTAAATATGATTTAGTTAATGGAGATATAAAACCTAATAATATAATGCTTACAAAAGATAATAATGAAAACATAGAGTTTAAAATTATAGATTTTGGAAGTATGACAGAGATATTTTCCACAGACACGAAAGCTGGTACACCGAGCTATTTATCTCCTGAGAGATTTCAAAACGAAGCTATTAGCGAGACAACAGAAATTTTCTCCATCGGTGTAACTCTCTATTTGGCACTAACAAGCAAATATCCTTATGGAGAAATTGAGCCTTTTCAAAATCCTACATTTAAAGCTGCCAAAAAACCAAGTACTTACAATAAAAATATTCCAGATTGGTTAGACAGTGTAATACTTCGCTCAATTGCAATAGATAAAGAGAGAAGATATGAACACTATTCAGAGATAGCTTATGAATTGAAATTTCCTTCAAAAGTAAAACCATATTTTCCTAAAAATGCATCACTTATCGAGAGATCACCTTTGATGTTTTATAGAGTCGGATTTATAGTCGTTACTATTATAAATATGGCACTGCTTTTATTAATAGGGTATCAAAACAGCTAG
- a CDS encoding ferredoxin--nitrite reductase, giving the protein MKKLHEAYQERSKKINKIEQLKELNTPKAVYDNLQAICAAGYENLKDEDSKYFLKCFGLFDKNDGTFMIRVRIAGGQLSIEKALVIGEISKEYGNDYIDITTRQQIELRYIKFENLHKVLTKLDAVGITTFQTGIDNFRNIVTSSFDGLSSDSFVECMPIIEELQGVFLHKEEWTGVLPRKFNAAILGSATNDCNIFGHDCCFIAAKKDEELGFNLYLGGRVGMQAEDINLFIKPEEVKEVFLAVISLFKEFGFRDNRNKNRLHFLIEAVGMDVFRDAIIQVSKATLQSGGELLLSNEHKINQDGCVELLDDKSAVLFSIPSGIFCGSDLIYSAECTKEAEGELRLSIEQSFYMVCKNEKIEQIKATPIYKKYEKYQNPYFVHQIACAGTATCSFGVIPNKPDAVEMAEFLHKEVPLTNAKVRMYWSACPKGCGIHGIADIGFEGCKAKDEDGNTCYGVHILLGGKASYEAKESRVIYKSIPLIEAKYIVKKIMLMYKNERQSAESFEIYESRVLSMLNNDEVIKKIENYH; this is encoded by the coding sequence ATGAAAAAACTGCATGAGGCTTATCAAGAGCGTAGTAAAAAAATAAATAAAATCGAACAGTTAAAAGAGTTAAATACTCCAAAAGCTGTTTATGATAATTTGCAGGCTATTTGCGCGGCAGGCTATGAAAACTTAAAAGATGAAGACAGTAAATACTTTTTAAAGTGTTTTGGCTTATTTGATAAAAATGATGGAACCTTTATGATTCGTGTTCGAATTGCCGGCGGGCAACTTAGTATAGAAAAAGCACTTGTAATTGGTGAGATATCTAAAGAGTATGGGAATGATTATATTGATATTACAACCCGTCAACAAATAGAACTTAGATACATAAAATTTGAGAATTTACATAAGGTTTTAACAAAGCTGGATGCTGTTGGAATAACTACATTTCAAACAGGAATTGATAATTTCAGAAACATAGTTACTTCTTCTTTTGATGGTCTGAGCAGTGACAGTTTTGTTGAGTGTATGCCGATTATAGAAGAATTACAAGGAGTATTTTTACACAAAGAGGAGTGGACAGGCGTTTTACCGCGTAAGTTTAATGCTGCCATTTTAGGGAGTGCTACAAATGATTGTAATATTTTTGGACATGACTGTTGTTTTATAGCTGCTAAAAAAGATGAAGAACTTGGATTTAACCTTTATCTTGGTGGTAGAGTCGGAATGCAAGCTGAAGACATTAACTTATTTATAAAGCCAGAAGAAGTGAAAGAGGTATTTTTAGCGGTTATTTCTCTTTTTAAAGAGTTTGGATTTCGTGATAACAGAAACAAAAATAGACTTCATTTTCTTATAGAAGCAGTAGGAATGGATGTTTTTAGAGATGCTATTATTCAAGTATCTAAAGCAACTCTTCAAAGTGGAGGTGAGTTACTACTGAGTAATGAACATAAAATAAATCAAGATGGCTGTGTGGAGTTACTTGATGATAAATCAGCAGTTCTTTTTAGCATACCCTCAGGTATTTTTTGTGGAAGTGATCTTATTTATTCTGCCGAGTGTACAAAAGAAGCTGAGGGTGAACTTCGTTTGTCGATAGAGCAGAGTTTTTACATGGTGTGTAAAAATGAAAAGATAGAGCAGATAAAAGCGACGCCTATTTATAAAAAGTATGAAAAATACCAAAATCCGTATTTTGTGCATCAAATTGCCTGTGCCGGAACGGCTACATGTTCATTTGGAGTTATTCCAAATAAACCCGATGCTGTAGAGATGGCAGAATTTTTACATAAAGAAGTTCCTCTAACAAATGCAAAAGTAAGAATGTACTGGTCAGCATGTCCAAAAGGCTGTGGAATTCACGGCATAGCAGATATTGGTTTTGAAGGGTGTAAAGCTAAAGATGAAGATGGAAATACATGTTATGGAGTTCATATCCTTCTAGGAGGAAAAGCTTCTTATGAGGCTAAAGAATCTCGTGTTATTTATAAAAGTATACCTTTAATAGAGGCAAAATATATAGTGAAAAAAATAATGCTTATGTATAAGAATGAACGTCAAAGTGCAGAGAGCTTTGAGATTTATGAAAGTCGAGTGCTTTCAATGTTAAATAATGATGAAGTAATTAAAAAGATAGAGAATTATCATTGA
- a CDS encoding MFS transporter: MAGLKDLKGQGHAPTLFMAFLYFDMSFMVWTMLGPLSTEISEALALGGHIMTAGEKATLLSLPILSGALLRILLGFGVDKLGAKTTALMAQTVVIAALLTAFFMGSNITYNALLIVALGLGFAGASFAVALPQAGQWYPPKLQGVVLGIAGAGNIGVVIDFLFAPKIAEIWGWESVFGVGAAMAIVVLIAYAFLAKNAPADVYTARPKKLKDYGKLLKDKDTWWFNLFYAVSFGGFVGFAGYMKVYLMNTYQADMSAFGLDVLDESNVKVVAGYFGALCIFAGAVLRPVGGAVADKLGGIKSLYIFFGTVIILAILNATVTLLFGIAIVVLFLIMANLGMANGAVFQLVPQRFGKDIGIMTGIIGAAGGLGGTALIQTLGWSKGAFDGYSAGFMIFAVVVLVALSGISLVKTRWRTTWGVSAGGRI, from the coding sequence ATGGCAGGATTAAAAGATTTAAAAGGGCAAGGACACGCACCAACGCTGTTTATGGCTTTTTTATACTTCGATATGAGTTTTATGGTTTGGACTATGCTTGGTCCATTAAGTACAGAGATTAGTGAAGCACTTGCTCTTGGTGGACATATAATGACAGCTGGGGAAAAAGCAACTCTTCTTTCTCTTCCTATTCTTTCAGGTGCACTTTTAAGAATCCTACTTGGATTTGGTGTTGATAAACTTGGTGCAAAAACAACGGCACTTATGGCACAGACTGTTGTTATTGCTGCTTTATTAACTGCTTTTTTCATGGGTAGTAATATTACATATAATGCATTACTAATTGTTGCACTTGGTCTTGGTTTCGCAGGGGCTTCTTTTGCAGTTGCACTTCCACAAGCTGGTCAATGGTACCCGCCAAAACTTCAAGGTGTTGTTTTAGGAATTGCTGGTGCTGGAAATATTGGTGTTGTTATTGACTTTTTATTCGCTCCTAAAATCGCAGAGATTTGGGGTTGGGAATCAGTATTTGGGGTAGGTGCGGCAATGGCTATTGTTGTTCTTATTGCTTATGCTTTTTTAGCTAAAAATGCTCCTGCAGATGTTTATACTGCACGCCCTAAAAAGTTAAAAGATTATGGAAAACTTCTTAAAGATAAAGATACATGGTGGTTTAACCTTTTCTATGCAGTAAGTTTTGGTGGTTTCGTTGGTTTTGCCGGATATATGAAAGTTTATCTTATGAACACTTATCAAGCTGATATGAGTGCTTTTGGTCTGGATGTGCTTGATGAGAGCAACGTTAAAGTTGTTGCTGGTTACTTTGGAGCTTTATGTATATTTGCAGGTGCAGTTTTACGTCCTGTAGGTGGGGCTGTTGCAGATAAACTTGGTGGTATCAAATCACTTTACATCTTCTTTGGGACAGTTATTATTTTAGCGATTTTAAACGCAACAGTGACACTACTATTTGGTATAGCTATTGTAGTTCTGTTTTTAATCATGGCTAACCTTGGTATGGCTAATGGTGCGGTTTTCCAACTTGTTCCACAAAGATTTGGTAAAGATATTGGAATTATGACGGGAATTATCGGTGCTGCTGGTGGTCTTGGCGGTACAGCTCTTATTCAAACACTTGGATGGTCTAAAGGTGCATTTGATGGTTATTCAGCAGGTTTTATGATATTTGCAGTTGTTGTTCTAGTAGCTCTATCAGGAATATCTTTAGTAAAAACTAGATGGAGAACTACTTGGGGTGTTAGTGCCGGCGGTAGAATTTAA
- the cobA gene encoding uroporphyrinogen-III C-methyltransferase encodes MKYATLPIILKDIKILLIGGGKVALQKAKVLVRNKIDFKCISNDYIAEFKAISVEKITKYFTIEDINSYSVVIDATGSDDVMKQILEHKKCNNFLYNCVDVPDVCDFFFAALIEHGALKVAVSSAGASPTLAQSVRDKIARMLPRGLEELTNQLQTKRDIGLIDIKEAKKQTSKMLGKVTLVGCGTGDVDLLTIKAYKSIQNADVVFIDHLISKEIIEIIPTNTMKISVGKKKGAHSVKQETINEMLIEYASKGFDIARLKAGDPYIFGRGAEEAQALMEQNIRVDVIPGISSAIAGPLSAGIAPTARGYATNLSIVSAHLAGDSINTQWIDLLKMKNHTTIVLMGLSRADEIVQAALEAGADGSLPTAIISNASRPNQKRIITTLEQLPYAAKDAPKPGIIVFGDVVNLHKILPQYECETETFNEKTA; translated from the coding sequence ATGAAATACGCTACATTACCAATTATTTTAAAAGATATAAAAATCCTTCTAATCGGCGGTGGAAAGGTTGCTCTTCAAAAAGCAAAAGTATTAGTAAGAAATAAGATTGATTTTAAATGTATATCAAACGACTATATAGCAGAGTTTAAAGCTATTAGCGTAGAAAAGATTACTAAATATTTTACAATTGAAGATATTAACTCTTACTCAGTTGTAATAGATGCAACAGGCTCAGATGATGTTATGAAACAGATATTAGAGCATAAAAAGTGCAATAATTTTTTATATAACTGTGTTGATGTTCCAGATGTATGTGACTTTTTCTTTGCAGCTCTAATAGAACACGGAGCACTAAAAGTTGCTGTTTCATCAGCAGGTGCAAGTCCGACTTTGGCTCAAAGTGTTAGAGACAAAATTGCTAGAATGTTACCTCGTGGTTTAGAAGAACTGACCAATCAATTGCAAACAAAACGTGATATTGGCTTGATAGATATTAAAGAAGCAAAAAAACAGACTTCTAAAATGCTTGGAAAAGTTACCCTTGTTGGTTGTGGAACAGGTGATGTAGATTTACTAACTATCAAGGCATATAAATCTATTCAAAATGCGGATGTTGTTTTTATTGACCATCTGATAAGTAAGGAGATAATTGAGATTATTCCGACAAACACGATGAAGATCTCAGTTGGTAAGAAAAAAGGTGCACATAGTGTAAAGCAAGAGACAATTAACGAAATGTTGATTGAATATGCTTCAAAAGGTTTTGATATTGCAAGACTAAAAGCTGGAGATCCATATATATTTGGTCGCGGAGCTGAAGAGGCTCAGGCGCTTATGGAACAAAATATCAGAGTTGATGTAATTCCTGGTATCTCATCCGCAATTGCAGGACCACTAAGTGCCGGTATCGCTCCAACCGCGAGAGGTTATGCTACAAACCTCTCTATAGTATCAGCTCACCTGGCTGGGGACAGCATAAACACTCAGTGGATTGATTTGCTAAAAATGAAAAACCATACAACTATAGTTTTAATGGGTCTTTCGCGAGCAGATGAAATTGTGCAGGCTGCTCTTGAAGCCGGAGCAGATGGCTCTCTACCAACTGCTATTATCTCAAATGCATCACGTCCTAATCAAAAGAGAATCATAACAACTCTAGAACAACTTCCATATGCTGCTAAAGATGCTCCAAAACCTGGGATAATAGTGTTTGGTGATGTTGTTAACTTACATAAAATCTTGCCTCAGTATGAGTGCGAAACGGAGACTTTCAATGAAAAAACTGCATGA
- a CDS encoding tetratricopeptide repeat protein, translating into MARKQKTILGQINTAPAQRQFTDREEPQKSFIKSLADVNNREYSILTYYGVGGIGKSSLQRHLKAEHLDNNKDAVYSSVDFDIEADRVQHRALRILSQNFKSNFKIKFTVFDMAYIIYWSKAYPDHDIKKDGLPFLEEGSHLSSIVDTFADVGGIAGAALNILDYAFKKSKEISFDSNLQTELKNLNTLDETQIEEKLPLFFAHDLDTYKKTSPEKKVVIFLDTYEALWQNKRSDANRLSQDEWIRDFVSELPNVLFVICGREKIRWEEVDKEWKEDLNQHILGNLSEDDAKSFLNSCEIVDTDIQDEMIESSEGLPYYLDLCVDTYYKIKDSGNTPSAKYFSEVGQDEIFERFMRYLSPQEQETLKVLANARFYTKELFSLLIEEFKTGYPVTAMYQLNTFSFIREEDKSFFIHDLMRKNLISFQHDELNQDVNEFLFNHYDIFLQDLDIKNISQNSIEALPEAFYHKEQMGDVKALSDWYGKPFTKFITAAKYKVIINLSIKLQSLLTKEMTDQYHFTATVNDHLAWVYESIGQYKEALPLYKEALKININILGIKHPDTAGSYNNLAFIYEYMGNYDEALFLHKKALSISKSLLGENDPRIATSYNNIAVVYTSIGNYSESLVVHKKALLIRQKLLGEKHLDTATSCNNLAIVYKLIGNYEEALLLFKKAILVREKILGEEHPDTATSYNNIASLLESMGNYDEALPLYKKALAIRVKVLGEKHPDTTTSYNNLAMLSGIMGNL; encoded by the coding sequence ATGGCTAGAAAACAAAAAACCATACTTGGACAAATAAACACTGCACCAGCTCAAAGGCAATTCACTGACAGAGAAGAACCTCAAAAATCATTTATAAAATCATTAGCTGATGTAAATAATAGAGAGTATAGTATACTAACTTATTATGGTGTTGGAGGTATTGGAAAAAGTTCACTACAAAGACACCTAAAGGCTGAACATCTAGATAATAATAAAGATGCTGTTTATAGTTCTGTTGATTTTGATATAGAAGCGGATAGAGTTCAACATAGAGCTTTACGTATTCTCTCCCAAAACTTTAAATCAAATTTTAAAATAAAATTTACAGTATTTGATATGGCCTACATTATATATTGGAGTAAAGCATATCCTGATCATGATATAAAGAAAGATGGATTACCATTTTTAGAAGAAGGAAGCCATCTATCCTCTATCGTTGATACTTTTGCAGATGTTGGAGGTATAGCAGGGGCTGCATTAAATATTTTAGATTATGCATTTAAAAAATCTAAAGAAATTTCTTTTGATAGTAATCTTCAAACGGAACTAAAAAACTTAAATACACTTGATGAAACACAGATTGAAGAAAAGCTTCCCCTATTTTTTGCTCATGACCTTGATACTTATAAAAAGACAAGTCCAGAAAAAAAAGTAGTTATATTTTTAGATACCTATGAAGCTCTTTGGCAAAATAAGAGAAGTGATGCAAATCGTCTAAGTCAAGATGAATGGATAAGAGACTTTGTATCTGAGTTACCAAATGTATTATTTGTAATATGTGGAAGAGAAAAGATAAGATGGGAAGAAGTAGATAAGGAATGGAAAGAAGACTTAAATCAGCATATACTTGGAAATCTTAGTGAAGATGATGCAAAATCTTTTTTAAATAGCTGTGAAATAGTAGATACAGATATCCAAGATGAGATGATTGAGAGTAGTGAAGGCTTACCTTATTACTTAGACCTTTGTGTTGATACATACTATAAAATAAAAGACAGTGGGAATACTCCCTCAGCAAAATACTTTAGTGAAGTCGGTCAAGATGAAATATTTGAAAGATTTATGCGCTATCTTAGTCCCCAAGAACAAGAGACACTAAAAGTATTGGCTAATGCTAGATTTTATACTAAAGAGCTGTTCTCACTTCTCATAGAAGAGTTTAAAACAGGCTATCCTGTTACAGCAATGTATCAACTCAATACATTCTCTTTTATCAGAGAAGAAGATAAATCATTCTTTATTCATGATTTAATGAGAAAAAATTTAATCTCTTTCCAGCATGATGAACTAAATCAAGATGTAAATGAGTTTTTATTTAATCACTATGATATCTTTCTTCAAGATTTAGATATTAAAAATATTTCTCAAAATAGTATAGAAGCTCTTCCTGAAGCTTTTTATCATAAAGAGCAAATGGGTGATGTTAAAGCACTAAGTGATTGGTATGGTAAACCTTTTACGAAATTTATAACTGCTGCCAAGTACAAAGTTATAATAAACCTATCTATTAAATTACAAAGTTTATTAACAAAGGAAATGACAGATCAATATCACTTTACTGCAACAGTTAATGATCATTTAGCATGGGTTTATGAGTCAATAGGTCAGTATAAAGAAGCTTTACCTTTATACAAAGAAGCTTTGAAAATTAATATTAATATCCTCGGAATAAAACATCCAGATACAGCAGGTAGTTATAATAATTTAGCATTTATATATGAATATATGGGTAATTATGATGAAGCTCTTTTCCTTCATAAAAAAGCTTTATCTATCAGTAAGTCTCTATTGGGTGAAAATGACCCACGCATTGCTACTAGCTATAACAATATAGCAGTTGTTTATACGTCAATTGGTAACTATAGCGAGTCATTAGTAGTACATAAAAAAGCTTTATTAATTAGACAAAAACTACTTGGAGAAAAACATCTTGATACAGCTACTAGTTGCAATAACCTTGCGATAGTTTATAAATTAATAGGGAACTATGAAGAAGCACTACTTCTTTTTAAAAAAGCGATTTTAGTAAGAGAAAAAATATTAGGCGAAGAGCATCCAGATACTGCTACTAGTTATAATAATATTGCATCTCTTTTAGAGTCTATGGGGAATTATGATGAAGCTCTGCCACTTTATAAAAAAGCTTTAGCAATAAGAGTAAAAGTATTAGGGGAGAAGCATCCAGATACTACTACTAGTTACAATAATCTTGCTATGCTTTCTGGAATAATGGGTAATCTTTAG